A section of the Pseudomonas fluorescens genome encodes:
- a CDS encoding PepSY domain-containing protein, whose protein sequence is MKTLTAIVGASIIALTTGLAQARDLGPDEALKLRDAGTILPFEKLNTAALSKHLGGTVHETELEQEYGKYIYQVDLRDAQGVEWDVELDAVTGQVLTDHQDT, encoded by the coding sequence ATGAAAACCCTCACAGCAATTGTCGGCGCCAGTATCATCGCCCTTACCACCGGCCTGGCCCAGGCGCGGGACCTGGGGCCGGATGAGGCGCTGAAATTGCGTGACGCTGGTACTATCCTGCCCTTCGAGAAGCTCAATACTGCCGCCTTGTCCAAACACCTTGGGGGCACCGTGCATGAAACCGAACTGGAGCAGGAGTACGGCAAGTATATTTACCAGGTTGACCTGCGCGATGCCCAAGGCGTCGAGTGGGATGTGGAATTGGACGCCGTCACCGGGCAAGTTCTCACAGATCATCAGGATACGTAA
- a CDS encoding patatin-like phospholipase family protein, whose amino-acid sequence MTAIHIKFPALTLKAGQRALTRIREQGLEPQDVGILPGAAGGPKALGIQGLDLALFGDWLARAPRERSLIGASIGSWRFASACLADPVQGLLDLGRLYNEQRFAKGVTMAEVSQSCQRMLDDLLAGRDATLLDNPHYRLNIVVVKSHGLLADDHRGRLGLGLSSVIADNLRSRTRLSRHFERLIIHDPRRAPPLHPLKDFPSRFLNLELGNLRQALLASGSIPMVMQGVRDLPGAGVGTYRDGGLLDYHLDLPYYGDDIVLYPHFTDRVIPGWFDKSLPWRRSDPQGLRNVLLVAPSRDYLARLPYGKLPDRSDFKRFMGDDARRNHYWQTAMSESQRLGDEFLELADNGRLGERLIAL is encoded by the coding sequence ATGACGGCCATCCACATCAAGTTCCCAGCCCTGACGCTCAAGGCTGGCCAGCGCGCCTTGACACGCATTCGCGAACAAGGCCTGGAGCCTCAAGACGTGGGCATTCTGCCCGGCGCCGCCGGTGGCCCCAAGGCCTTGGGCATCCAGGGCCTGGACCTGGCGCTGTTCGGTGACTGGCTGGCACGCGCACCTCGCGAGCGCTCGTTGATTGGTGCATCCATCGGTTCCTGGCGGTTTGCCAGCGCCTGCCTGGCCGACCCGGTGCAAGGTTTGCTCGACCTGGGCCGCCTGTACAACGAGCAACGCTTTGCCAAGGGCGTGACCATGGCCGAAGTCAGCCAGAGCTGCCAGCGCATGCTGGATGACCTGCTGGCCGGGCGCGATGCGACGTTGTTGGATAACCCGCACTACCGTCTGAATATAGTCGTGGTCAAAAGCCATGGGCTGCTGGCCGACGATCATCGTGGGCGCCTGGGCCTGGGCCTGTCTTCGGTGATCGCTGACAACCTGCGCAGCCGCACGCGCCTGTCCCGGCATTTTGAGCGGCTGATCATCCACGACCCGCGCCGGGCGCCACCGCTGCACCCGCTCAAGGATTTCCCTTCGCGCTTCCTCAACCTGGAACTGGGCAACCTGCGCCAGGCATTGCTGGCGTCAGGCTCGATCCCCATGGTGATGCAAGGCGTGCGCGACCTGCCAGGCGCCGGTGTCGGCACCTATCGCGATGGCGGCCTGCTGGACTATCACCTCGACCTGCCCTACTACGGCGATGACATCGTGCTGTACCCGCACTTCACCGATCGGGTCATTCCCGGCTGGTTCGACAAGAGCCTGCCGTGGCGACGCAGCGACCCTCAGGGTTTGCGGAACGTATTGCTCGTGGCCCCCTCACGGGACTACCTGGCTCGCCTGCCCTACGGCAAATTGCCAGATCGCAGCGACTTCAAGCGTTTTATGGGGGATGACGCCCGGCGCAATCATTACTGGCAAACCGCGATGAGTGAAAGCCAGCGGCTGGGCGATGAGTTCCTCGAACTGGCCGATAACGGCCGATTGGGTGAACGCCTGATTGCTCTCTGA
- the queD gene encoding 6-carboxytetrahydropterin synthase QueD, producing MEIFKEFTFESAHRLPHVPEGHKCGRLHGHSFKVAIHLSGDLDPHTGWIRDFSEIKAIFKPLYERLDHNYLNDIPGLENPTSEVLAKWIWNELKPLLPELSAIRIHETCTSGCIYRGE from the coding sequence TTGGAAATTTTCAAAGAGTTCACATTCGAATCCGCCCATCGCCTGCCCCACGTCCCCGAAGGCCACAAGTGCGGGCGCCTGCATGGTCATTCCTTCAAGGTGGCCATTCACCTGAGCGGCGACCTTGATCCGCATACCGGTTGGATCCGTGACTTCTCGGAGATCAAGGCGATTTTCAAGCCGCTCTATGAGCGTCTCGACCACAACTACCTCAACGACATCCCCGGCCTGGAAAACCCTACCAGCGAAGTGTTGGCCAAGTGGATCTGGAACGAGTTGAAGCCGCTGCTGCCGGAGCTCAGCGCCATTCGTATCCACGAGACCTGCACCAGTGGCTGTATCTATCGCGGTGAGTAA
- a CDS encoding helix-turn-helix transcriptional regulator: protein MNNLMRELRTERGWSQADLAAHLDVSRQTVNAIETGRYDPSLPLAFKIARLFERPIEAIFEAPSE from the coding sequence ATGAACAACCTGATGCGCGAACTGCGCACTGAACGGGGCTGGTCCCAGGCCGACCTGGCGGCGCACCTTGACGTGTCGCGCCAGACCGTCAACGCCATCGAGACTGGCCGCTACGACCCCAGCCTGCCGCTGGCCTTCAAAATAGCCAGGCTGTTTGAACGGCCGATCGAGGCGATCTTTGAGGCGCCCTCGGAATAA
- a CDS encoding NUDIX hydrolase, with amino-acid sequence MESTWLAQAKRLQALASTGLHFCTDDFERERLEEIAHIAHSMLAQLGQVPLERITGLVSDFAQRYSTPMIDVRGALIEDDRILLVREATDGCWALPGGYADVGLSAAENIIKELREEAGLSVTAQALYSVTHKAKGLYRPDVRDFYKLYFLCERADQAAPMAGFETTDVGFFRLDDLPPLSRGRTIESDLEAAFAFHRGEITQTLFD; translated from the coding sequence ATGGAATCCACCTGGCTGGCCCAGGCCAAACGCTTGCAGGCGTTGGCCTCCACCGGGCTGCACTTTTGCACCGATGACTTCGAGCGTGAACGCCTGGAGGAGATCGCCCATATTGCCCACAGTATGCTCGCGCAGTTGGGGCAAGTACCTCTGGAGCGCATTACCGGCCTGGTTTCGGATTTCGCCCAGCGTTATTCAACGCCCATGATCGATGTGCGTGGTGCACTGATTGAAGATGACCGGATCCTGCTGGTGCGCGAAGCAACGGATGGCTGCTGGGCCTTGCCAGGGGGCTATGCCGATGTCGGGTTGTCGGCCGCCGAAAACATCATCAAGGAACTTCGTGAAGAAGCGGGGTTAAGTGTCACCGCGCAGGCGCTGTACAGCGTGACCCACAAAGCCAAGGGCCTGTATCGGCCCGACGTGCGCGACTTCTACAAGTTGTACTTTCTCTGCGAACGCGCCGACCAGGCCGCCCCCATGGCAGGTTTTGAAACCACCGACGTCGGCTTCTTCCGCCTCGACGATCTGCCACCGCTGTCACGCGGGCGCACCATCGAGAGTGATCTTGAAGCCGCTTTCGCCTTTCACCGCGGCGAAATCACCCAGACGCTGTTCGACTGA
- the codB gene encoding cytosine permease has protein sequence MTQNEPGNDYPLSEVPMHARKGLGSTAMVLLGFTFFTATMFAGGKLGVAFSFTQMLGVVALGNLLLGIYAAGLGYIAFKSGLNSVLMGRFCFGEVGSKLSDLILGFTQIGWYAWGTATAAVVLGKYFELGQGSVLTLMVLFGLVFCATAYVGYRGLKILSYIAVPAMGLLLLLSMWVATVKVGGLEGLLAVVPSGELDLSTAITLVFGTFVSGATQATNWTRFSRSAKVAVLASLIGFFIGNGLMVLIGAYGAIVYQQPDVVEVLLLQGFAMAAMAMLLLNIWSTQDNTIYNFAVAGCNLLRTRRRKTVTLVGAVIGTLLALLGMYDMLVPYLILLGTVIPPIGGVIMADFFYRYRGRYPWLADVRLPAFNWPGLMAYAVGTVLAFSSPWVAPLVGIIAAAATYIVLTAVLRVRAPLADAQA, from the coding sequence ATGACGCAGAACGAACCGGGCAATGATTACCCTCTCAGCGAAGTGCCCATGCATGCACGCAAGGGCCTTGGCTCCACGGCCATGGTGTTGCTGGGCTTCACCTTTTTTACCGCGACCATGTTTGCCGGCGGCAAGCTGGGGGTGGCCTTCAGTTTCACCCAGATGCTCGGTGTCGTGGCCCTGGGTAACCTGCTGTTGGGTATCTACGCCGCAGGCCTGGGTTACATCGCCTTCAAGAGCGGCTTGAACTCGGTACTGATGGGGCGTTTCTGCTTCGGTGAAGTGGGTAGCAAGTTGAGTGACCTGATCCTGGGTTTCACCCAGATTGGCTGGTACGCCTGGGGCACCGCCACGGCAGCCGTGGTGCTGGGCAAATATTTTGAACTGGGCCAGGGCAGCGTGCTGACGCTGATGGTGCTGTTTGGCCTGGTGTTCTGTGCCACGGCCTACGTGGGCTACCGTGGCCTGAAAATCCTCTCTTACATTGCAGTCCCGGCCATGGGCCTGCTGCTGTTGCTGTCGATGTGGGTGGCCACCGTAAAAGTCGGCGGGCTTGAAGGCTTGCTCGCGGTGGTGCCCAGCGGCGAATTGGATCTGTCCACGGCCATTACCCTGGTGTTCGGCACCTTTGTCAGCGGTGCGACCCAGGCCACCAACTGGACGCGGTTTTCCCGCTCGGCCAAGGTGGCGGTACTGGCCAGCCTGATCGGCTTTTTTATCGGTAACGGCCTGATGGTGCTGATCGGTGCCTACGGCGCCATCGTCTATCAACAGCCGGATGTGGTGGAAGTGTTGCTGCTGCAAGGTTTCGCCATGGCCGCAATGGCCATGCTGCTGCTCAATATCTGGAGTACCCAGGACAACACCATCTACAACTTCGCCGTCGCCGGCTGCAACCTGCTGCGCACCAGGCGCCGCAAGACCGTAACCCTGGTCGGCGCCGTCATCGGCACCCTGCTCGCCTTGCTGGGCATGTACGACATGCTGGTGCCCTACCTGATTCTGCTGGGCACCGTGATTCCACCGATTGGCGGGGTGATCATGGCTGATTTTTTCTATCGCTATCGCGGTCGGTACCCTTGGCTGGCGGATGTGCGCTTGCCAGCGTTCAATTGGCCGGGGCTGATGGCCTATGCAGTCGGTACGGTGCTGGCGTTCAGTTCGCCGTGGGTCGCGCCGCTGGTGGGGATTATCGCCGCAGCAGCTACCTACATCGTACTCACCGCCGTCCTGCGGGTACGGGCGCCATTGGCCGACGCCCAGGCATGA
- the codA gene encoding cytosine deaminase produces MHIINARLRNREGLHDLHLEHGRIASITPQTAPPSLGPDDLDAAGNLVVPPFVEPHIHLDATLTAGEPRWNMSGTLFEGIECWGERKATITQEDTKARAKQTIQALAAHGIQHVRTHVDVTDPDLTALKAMLEVREESGHLIDLQIVAFPQEGIESYRNGRELMEEAIRLGADVVGGIPHFEYTRDQGVSSVKFLMDLAERTGCLVDVHCDETDDPHSRFLEVLAEEARSRDMGSRVTASHTTAMGSYDNAYCAKLFRLLGHSGISFVSCPTESIHLQGRFDNFPKRRGVTRVNELLEAGMNVCFGQDSIVDPWYPLGNGNILRVLEAGLHICHMLGYSNLQKALDLVTDNSAKAMALGDRYGLEPGRPANLLILSAHSDYEVIRSQGLALYSIRNGKVLIKRQPAQVTFV; encoded by the coding sequence ATGCATATCATCAATGCCCGCCTGCGCAACCGTGAAGGCCTGCATGATCTGCACCTGGAACATGGCCGGATCGCCAGCATTACCCCACAAACCGCCCCGCCGTCCCTGGGGCCGGACGACCTGGATGCCGCGGGCAACCTGGTGGTGCCACCGTTTGTCGAGCCGCACATCCACCTCGACGCCACCCTCACTGCCGGCGAGCCGCGCTGGAACATGAGCGGGACGCTGTTTGAAGGGATCGAGTGCTGGGGCGAACGCAAGGCCACCATCACTCAGGAAGACACCAAGGCCCGTGCCAAACAGACCATTCAGGCCCTCGCGGCCCATGGCATCCAGCATGTGCGCACCCATGTCGACGTCACCGACCCGGACTTGACGGCGCTCAAGGCCATGCTCGAAGTGCGCGAGGAGAGCGGCCACCTGATCGACCTGCAGATCGTGGCGTTTCCTCAGGAGGGCATCGAGTCCTACCGCAATGGCCGTGAGCTGATGGAGGAAGCCATTCGCCTCGGCGCCGATGTGGTGGGCGGCATTCCCCATTTCGAGTACACCCGCGACCAAGGGGTCAGCTCGGTCAAATTCCTCATGGACCTGGCCGAACGCACGGGCTGCCTGGTCGATGTGCATTGCGATGAAACCGACGACCCGCACTCGCGCTTTCTGGAAGTGCTGGCCGAAGAGGCCCGCAGCCGCGATATGGGCAGTCGGGTTACCGCCAGCCACACCACGGCCATGGGTTCCTACGACAATGCCTACTGCGCCAAACTGTTCCGTCTGTTGGGGCACTCTGGCATCAGCTTTGTCTCCTGCCCCACCGAAAGCATTCACTTGCAGGGCCGTTTCGACAACTTCCCGAAACGCCGGGGCGTGACCCGCGTCAACGAGCTGTTGGAAGCCGGCATGAACGTGTGCTTCGGCCAGGATTCCATCGTCGATCCCTGGTACCCACTGGGCAACGGCAATATTTTGCGGGTGCTCGAAGCCGGGCTGCATATCTGCCATATGCTCGGCTACAGCAACCTGCAAAAGGCCTTGGACCTTGTCACCGACAACAGTGCCAAAGCCATGGCCCTGGGCGACCGCTACGGCCTGGAGCCCGGGCGGCCGGCCAACCTGCTGATCCTGTCGGCACACAGCGACTATGAAGTCATTCGCAGCCAGGGTCTGGCGTTGTATTCGATCCGTAACGGCAAGGTGTTGATCAAGCGCCAGCCTGCGCAGGTGACGTTTGTGTAA
- a CDS encoding DeoR family transcriptional regulator, protein MTLFYDARGNIYGVASPALLRRRGVAVPESAAQAASTRQGWAASAITSECGWGASLRPTGAKVYRCDGLLVGPFQTAPPYDLLIINTDGSLAERSGNGLTIFAQSLADAGLMTQSCELRVHHDQPDVLSPVATWVEPTVYGQVSGFWLALGRPAFGPQAVGAIGLGVAGPCRVSELAAINPQWARSQFVRIGNPHCVTLVEHVSGLPDNRQMHQSELFEQLRAIAFAPPAGDGRPCAAGVNLQWAARDSANRVIARVFERGEGPTASSGTSACAVACAAWRAGWVEAGEVAVVMPGGTAPVRLQVQAGRLMSVSLFGTATPQG, encoded by the coding sequence ATGACTCTGTTCTACGACGCTCGCGGCAATATCTACGGTGTGGCCAGCCCGGCTCTGTTACGCCGCCGGGGCGTTGCCGTCCCCGAGAGTGCTGCCCAGGCCGCCAGTACACGCCAGGGGTGGGCAGCATCGGCGATAACGTCCGAATGTGGCTGGGGGGCGTCGCTGCGTCCAACCGGGGCCAAGGTCTATCGCTGCGATGGCTTGCTGGTCGGGCCGTTCCAGACTGCACCGCCCTATGACCTGCTGATCATCAATACCGATGGTTCCCTGGCCGAGCGTAGCGGTAATGGCTTGACTATCTTTGCCCAGTCCCTGGCAGATGCGGGCCTGATGACCCAGTCCTGCGAGCTGCGGGTGCACCACGACCAACCCGACGTACTATCGCCAGTTGCAACCTGGGTCGAGCCGACGGTCTATGGGCAGGTTTCGGGGTTCTGGCTGGCACTGGGGCGGCCGGCATTCGGGCCGCAGGCGGTAGGGGCGATTGGGCTCGGCGTCGCCGGGCCTTGCCGGGTGAGTGAACTGGCTGCGATCAACCCGCAATGGGCGCGCAGTCAATTTGTGCGTATCGGCAACCCCCATTGCGTGACCTTGGTCGAGCATGTATCGGGTTTGCCGGACAATCGGCAGATGCACCAGTCTGAGCTGTTCGAGCAACTGAGAGCGATTGCCTTTGCCCCTCCGGCAGGTGATGGTCGGCCCTGCGCTGCCGGGGTCAATCTGCAATGGGCCGCTCGAGACTCTGCCAATCGGGTGATTGCCCGGGTATTCGAGCGCGGCGAGGGGCCCACGGCGTCCTCCGGGACCAGTGCCTGCGCAGTGGCCTGTGCAGCATGGCGCGCGGGCTGGGTCGAGGCGGGAGAGGTTGCCGTGGTGATGCCGGGCGGCACGGCGCCAGTACGTTTGCAGGTTCAGGCGGGTAGGTTGATGAGTGTCAGTCTGTTCGGGACTGCAACACCTCAAGGCTGA
- a CDS encoding MFS transporter: MTAIPTPAPVVPGRLEQMSTRIAFFIAGFGIAAWAPLVPYAKARAQLNEGTLGLLLLCLGVGSIIAMPVAGALASRYGCRRVLSAGTILLCVALPMLATVSSIPLLMAGLFLFGAGLGTVDSTVNLQAVIVERASGKTMMSGFHGLFSLGGIVGAAGVSALLGLGLSPLSATLVVIVITLAALFKAAPHLLPYGSESRGPAFAIPHGVVLFIGCLCFIVFLAEGAVLDWSAVFLSDERGLDEAYAGLGYAAFALTMTIGRLTGDAIVRRLGAKRVIVIGGLLATAGMLLATLLPAWETALLGYALVGAGCSNIVPVLYTAVGKQKVMPEHIAVPAITTLGYAGILAGPALIGFIAHGSSLSVAFVLIGVLLLGVSISGKILRV, from the coding sequence ATGACTGCCATCCCCACCCCAGCGCCTGTGGTTCCAGGCCGCCTGGAACAAATGTCGACCCGTATCGCATTTTTTATTGCCGGCTTCGGCATTGCGGCCTGGGCACCGCTGGTGCCCTATGCCAAGGCCCGCGCACAGCTCAACGAGGGGACGCTGGGCCTGTTGTTGCTGTGCCTGGGTGTGGGGTCCATTATCGCCATGCCGGTGGCGGGCGCATTGGCATCACGCTATGGCTGCCGGCGCGTGCTCAGTGCCGGGACGATTCTGCTCTGTGTGGCGTTGCCGATGCTGGCCACCGTCAGCTCGATACCGTTGCTGATGGCCGGGTTGTTTCTGTTTGGCGCAGGCCTGGGTACGGTGGACTCCACCGTCAACCTGCAAGCGGTGATCGTTGAGCGGGCCAGTGGCAAGACCATGATGTCGGGGTTCCATGGGCTGTTCAGCCTGGGAGGGATTGTGGGGGCGGCAGGGGTCAGCGCGCTGCTGGGGCTGGGGCTGTCACCCCTGTCGGCCACCCTGGTGGTGATCGTGATTACCCTCGCAGCCCTGTTCAAGGCCGCCCCGCACCTGTTGCCCTATGGCAGTGAAAGCCGTGGCCCGGCCTTCGCCATTCCCCACGGGGTGGTGCTGTTTATCGGCTGCCTGTGTTTTATCGTGTTCCTGGCAGAAGGTGCCGTGCTCGACTGGAGCGCAGTATTCCTCAGCGATGAACGCGGCCTCGACGAAGCCTATGCGGGCCTGGGTTATGCGGCATTTGCCTTGACCATGACCATCGGCCGCCTGACCGGCGATGCCATTGTCCGGCGCCTGGGTGCCAAACGCGTGATTGTGATCGGTGGCTTGCTGGCAACCGCCGGCATGTTGCTCGCCACGCTACTCCCGGCGTGGGAAACCGCACTGCTGGGCTATGCACTGGTAGGCGCCGGCTGTTCGAATATCGTTCCGGTGCTGTACACCGCTGTCGGCAAGCAAAAGGTCATGCCTGAACATATCGCAGTGCCCGCCATTACCACCTTGGGTTACGCGGGAATTCTTGCAGGCCCGGCGCTGATCGGCTTTATCGCCCACGGCAGCAGTTTGAGCGTGGCCTTTGTATTGATTGGCGTACTCCTGCTGGGCGTGTCGATCAGTGGGAAAATACTGCGGGTGTAA
- a CDS encoding type III secretion effector protein: MDRVSKSHWRIFMSVPAFNQPVVNLPTDGTHQEAQQGASTKEVKAAVIGSPSSGPSFSAPAGKSGPVFAGSPPLAEAAAGARDQGASQATTAQSDGARGILGSMKGFFFPARPPHHGHLPHCPHPIHGHPPHRPHPIHGNPPPRPFPQQPDPHYSKRSHEQLAQQLLDKFNVFMDPKNPGYVTRQSLSNMAARPLTGNPTMDQNIRLAREIEKRPELMTALDRDGRTGVLDGRFSRQNINDVVRSSNPLKFQDDKQLASAMLENFNTLKGGFWSQTIKIADLRALAQRPLTGNVQQDQLSLLAKEVVSRSSLLQQMDNSSGYPYDGRITRQTLRKLLS; the protein is encoded by the coding sequence GTGGACCGTGTCAGCAAGTCGCACTGGAGAATATTTATGTCGGTACCTGCGTTCAATCAGCCTGTTGTCAATCTACCAACTGACGGCACACATCAAGAGGCTCAGCAAGGGGCCAGCACCAAGGAGGTGAAGGCTGCGGTTATCGGGTCACCTTCCAGTGGCCCTAGTTTCAGCGCGCCAGCGGGTAAGTCGGGACCGGTGTTCGCCGGGTCACCGCCGTTGGCAGAGGCCGCTGCGGGCGCCCGCGACCAGGGGGCCAGCCAGGCAACCACGGCGCAGAGCGATGGTGCTCGGGGCATTCTCGGCAGCATGAAAGGTTTTTTCTTCCCGGCCAGGCCGCCCCATCATGGGCACCTGCCGCATTGCCCGCACCCGATCCATGGGCATCCGCCACACAGGCCGCACCCGATCCATGGAAACCCACCGCCAAGGCCGTTCCCCCAGCAGCCCGATCCGCACTATTCAAAGCGCAGTCATGAACAGTTGGCCCAACAACTGCTGGACAAATTCAACGTGTTCATGGACCCGAAAAACCCTGGCTACGTGACGCGGCAAAGTTTGAGCAACATGGCTGCAAGACCGCTGACAGGCAACCCGACCATGGATCAGAACATCAGGTTGGCCAGGGAAATCGAGAAACGGCCGGAACTCATGACCGCCCTGGATCGCGACGGACGCACGGGCGTACTGGACGGTCGGTTCAGCAGGCAGAATATCAACGACGTTGTACGTTCCAGCAATCCGTTGAAGTTCCAGGATGACAAACAACTGGCCAGTGCGATGCTGGAGAACTTCAATACGTTAAAGGGCGGGTTCTGGAGCCAAACCATCAAGATCGCCGATCTGCGTGCTTTGGCCCAGCGTCCGCTGACAGGCAACGTGCAACAGGATCAACTCAGCCTTCTGGCGAAAGAGGTTGTCAGCCGGTCGAGCCTCTTGCAACAAATGGACAATAGTTCAGGTTACCCCTACGACGGTCGGATTACCCGACAGACGCTACGTAAACTGCTGTCCTAG
- a CDS encoding TonB-dependent siderophore receptor: MKKLAANNNKTSRWAPLALAMAISAAMPAAYADADAAIHIKAQSLGAALSQLGQQTSLQVFFSPQMVAGKQAPAVEGNLSPEQALRQLLQGSGLDYQIDSGSVTLHPLANGSGEAGAPLELGATAINVVGDWLGDANAEVVQNHPGARTVIRREAMVEQGAMNVGDVLRRVPGVQVQESNGTGGSDISLNVGVRGLTSRLSPRSTVLIDGIPAAFAPYGQPQLSMAPISAGNLESIDVVRGAGSVRYGPQNVGGVINFVTRAIPETFSGEVGTTLQTSSHGGWKHVDSAFIGGTADNGIGMALLYSGVNGNGYRDSNNGNDIDDVILKTHWAPTDQDDFTLNFHYYDASADMPGGLTQKQFDANPYQSVRDWDNFSGRRKDVSFKYIRQIDDRTQAEVLTYYSDSFRGSNIASRDQQTLGSFPRTYYTFGIEPRVSHVFDLGPTSQEVSVGYRYLKEGMHEQASNLRLVNNVPTPIGQNDGHVYQDRTGGTEANAFYIDDKIDVGKWTITPGIRFESIRTEWHDRPVVGLNGTRTQEKRREIKNNEPLPALSVMYHVSDAWKLFANYETSFGSLQYFQLGQGGNGDQTANGLQPEKAKTYEIGTRYNDNVWGGEVTLFYIDFSDELQYVSNDVGWTNLGATKHTGIEASAHYDLANLDPRLEGLSANAGFTYTKATSEGDVAFKGRDLPLYSREVATLGLRYAVNRWTHNLDVYAQSGQRAPGTTSTYITQPTADGQYGDIPGYVSVNVRSGYDFGAQLSNLKLGVGVKNLFDQQHFTRSSDNNSGIYLGEPRTFFVQASVGF; encoded by the coding sequence GTGAAAAAACTCGCTGCGAACAACAATAAAACCTCCCGCTGGGCCCCCCTGGCCCTGGCAATGGCAATCAGCGCCGCAATGCCTGCGGCCTACGCCGACGCCGACGCCGCCATTCATATCAAGGCCCAGTCCCTGGGGGCTGCGCTGAGCCAGTTGGGCCAGCAAACCTCGCTGCAAGTGTTTTTCAGCCCACAGATGGTGGCTGGCAAACAAGCCCCGGCGGTTGAGGGCAACCTGTCGCCGGAACAGGCCCTGCGCCAGTTGCTGCAAGGCAGTGGCCTGGACTACCAGATCGACTCGGGCTCAGTGACCCTGCATCCCCTTGCCAATGGCAGCGGTGAAGCCGGTGCGCCCCTGGAACTCGGTGCGACCGCGATCAATGTGGTGGGCGACTGGCTGGGCGATGCCAATGCCGAAGTGGTCCAGAACCACCCCGGCGCGCGGACGGTGATCCGTCGCGAAGCCATGGTGGAACAGGGGGCGATGAATGTCGGTGACGTGCTGCGCCGGGTGCCCGGTGTGCAGGTGCAGGAGTCCAATGGTACCGGCGGCAGCGATATTTCCCTCAACGTCGGCGTACGCGGCCTGACGTCGCGCCTGTCGCCTCGTTCCACCGTATTGATTGACGGTATTCCCGCAGCGTTCGCCCCCTACGGCCAGCCGCAGTTGTCGATGGCACCGATTTCCGCCGGCAACCTGGAGAGTATCGATGTGGTGCGTGGCGCCGGTTCCGTGCGGTATGGACCGCAGAACGTCGGCGGTGTGATCAACTTCGTGACCCGTGCGATCCCCGAGACCTTTTCCGGTGAAGTCGGCACCACCCTGCAAACCTCTTCCCATGGCGGTTGGAAACATGTCGACAGCGCCTTTATCGGTGGCACCGCGGACAATGGCATTGGCATGGCGCTCCTGTACTCCGGGGTCAATGGCAACGGCTATCGCGACAGCAACAATGGTAACGACATCGATGATGTGATCCTCAAGACCCACTGGGCACCGACGGATCAAGACGATTTCACCCTGAATTTCCATTACTACGACGCCAGCGCCGACATGCCCGGTGGCCTGACCCAGAAGCAGTTCGACGCCAACCCTTACCAGTCGGTGCGCGACTGGGACAACTTCAGCGGTCGGCGCAAGGATGTTTCGTTCAAGTACATCCGCCAGATCGACGACCGCACCCAGGCGGAAGTGCTGACGTACTACTCCGACAGCTTTCGTGGCAGCAACATCGCCAGCCGTGACCAGCAGACCCTTGGCTCCTTTCCGCGCACCTACTACACCTTTGGCATCGAGCCGCGGGTGTCCCATGTGTTTGACCTGGGGCCGACCAGCCAGGAAGTCAGCGTCGGCTACCGCTACCTGAAAGAAGGTATGCATGAACAGGCCAGCAACCTGAGACTGGTCAATAACGTCCCCACGCCAATCGGTCAAAACGACGGCCACGTTTATCAGGACCGTACCGGTGGCACCGAGGCCAACGCGTTCTACATTGATGACAAAATTGATGTCGGCAAGTGGACGATCACGCCAGGCATCCGCTTCGAGAGCATCCGCACCGAATGGCATGACCGCCCGGTGGTGGGCTTGAACGGCACCCGCACCCAGGAGAAGCGCCGCGAGATCAAGAACAATGAGCCGCTGCCGGCCCTGAGCGTGATGTATCACGTTTCCGATGCCTGGAAACTGTTTGCCAACTACGAAACGTCCTTCGGCAGTTTGCAGTACTTCCAACTGGGCCAGGGCGGAAATGGCGACCAGACGGCCAATGGCCTGCAACCGGAAAAGGCCAAGACCTACGAGATCGGCACCCGCTACAACGACAATGTGTGGGGCGGCGAAGTGACGCTGTTCTACATCGACTTCTCCGATGAGCTGCAATATGTCAGCAATGACGTGGGCTGGACCAATCTGGGGGCTACCAAGCACACGGGTATCGAAGCCTCGGCCCATTATGACCTGGCCAACCTCGACCCGCGCCTGGAAGGCCTGAGTGCCAATGCCGGCTTTACCTACACCAAGGCAACCTCCGAAGGTGACGTTGCGTTCAAGGGCCGTGACCTGCCGTTGTACTCCCGTGAAGTGGCGACCCTGGGCCTGCGTTATGCCGTCAACCGCTGGACCCACAACCTTGATGTGTATGCCCAGTCCGGCCAACGGGCGCCAGGCACCACCAGCACCTACATCACGCAGCCGACCGCTGATGGCCAGTACGGGGATATCCCGGGGTATGTTTCCGTCAACGTGCGCAGTGGCTATGACTTTGGCGCACAACTGTCGAACCTGAAGCTGGGCGTGGGGGTGAAAAACCTGTTCGACCAGCAGCACTTCACCCGCTCCAGCGATAACAATTCGGGGATCTACCTGGGGGAGCCGCGTACGTTCTTTGTCCAGGCGAGCGTGGGCTTCTGA